The following are encoded together in the Cynocephalus volans isolate mCynVol1 chromosome 4, mCynVol1.pri, whole genome shotgun sequence genome:
- the LOC134376376 gene encoding olfactory receptor 56A3-like: MAHQNGTIFTEVSDFLLNCFVRSPSWQHWLSLPLSLLFLLAMGANATLLITIWLEASLHQPMYYLLSLLSLLDMVLCLTVIPKVLAIFWFDLKLISFSACFLQMYIMNCFLAMESCTFMVMAYDRYIAICHPLRYPSIITDQFVVKAAIFILARNVLMTVPIPVLSARLHYCGRNVIENCICANMSVSRLSCGDVTINRLYQFAGGWTLLGSDLILIFLSYTLILRAVQRLKAEGAVAKALSTCGSHFILILFFSTILLVLVLTHVAKKRVSLDVPVLLNVLHHVIPAALNPIVYGVRTQEIKQGIQRLRTKGF, translated from the coding sequence ATGGCACACCAAAATGGCACCATCTTCACTGAAGTTTCAGACTTCCTCCTGAACTGTTTTGTGAGGTCCCCCAGCTGGCAGCACTGGCTGTCGCTGCCCCtaagcctcctcttcctcctagCCATGGGGGCCAATGCCACCCTCCTGATCACCATCTGGCTGGAGGCCTCTCTGCACCAGCCCATGTACTACCTGCTCAGCCTCCTCTCCCTGCTAGACATGGTGCTGTGTCTCACCGTCATCCCCAAGGTCCTGGCCATCTTCTGGTTTGACCTCAAGCTCATCAGCTTCTCTGCCTGCTTCCTTCAGATGTACATCATGAATTGCTTCCTAGCTATGGAGTCCTGCACATTCATGGTCATGGCCTATGATCGCTATATTGCCATCTGCCACCCACTGAGATATCCATCTATTATCACTGATCAATTTGTAGTCAAGGCTGCCATTTTTATTTTGGCCAGGAATGTGCTTATGACTGTGCCCATTCCTGTTCTCTCAGCACGACTCCATTATTGTGGGAGAAATGTCATTGAGAACTGCATCTGTGCCAATATGTCTGTCTCCAGGCTCTCCTGTGGTGATGTCACCATCAATCGCCTTTACCAATTTGCTGGAGGCTGGACTCTGTTAGGATCTGACCTCATCCTCATCTTCCTCTCCTACACCCTCATACTGCGAGCTGTGCAGAGACTCAAGGCAGAGGGAGCTGTGGCCAAGGCCCTAAGCACATGTGGCTCCCACTTCATCCTCATCCTCTTCTTCAGCACCATCCTTCTGGTCCTTGTCCTCACTCATGTGGCTAAGAAGAGAGTCTCCCTTGATGTGCCGGTGTTACTCAATGTCCTCCACCATGTCATCCCTGCAGCCCTTAACCCAATTGTTTATGGGGTGAGAACCCAGGAGATCAAGCAAGGAATCCAGAGATTGCGGACAAAAGGGTTTTAA
- the LOC134376906 gene encoding olfactory receptor 56A3, with the protein MTAHQNGTISTEVSDFLLNCFVRSPSWQHWLLLPLSLLFLLAMGANATLLITIWLEASLHQPMYYLLSLLSLLDMVLCLTVIPKVLAIFWFDLKLISFSACFLQMYIMNCFLAMESCTFMVMAYDRYIAICHPLRYPSIITDQFVVKAAIFILARNVLMTVPIPILSARLHYCGRNVIENCICANMSVSRLSCGDVTINLLYQFTVGWTLLGSDLTLIFLSYTLILRAVQRLKAEGAVAKALSTCGSHFILILFFSTILLVFVLTHVAKKRVSPDVPVLLNVLHHVIPAALNPIVYGVRTQEIKQAIQRLLKKLW; encoded by the coding sequence ATGACAGCACACCAAAATGGCACCATCTCCACTGAAGTTTCAGACTTCCTCCTGAACTGTTTTGTGAGGTCCCCCAGCTGGCAACACTGGCTGTTGCTGCCCCtaagcctcctcttcctcctggccATGGGGGCCAATGCCACCCTCCTGATCACCATCTGGCTGGAGGCCTCTCTGCACCAGCCCATGTACTACCTGCTCAGCCTCCTCTCCCTGCTAGACATGGTGCTGTGTCTCACCGTCATCCCCAAGGTCCTGGCCATCTTCTGGTTTGACCTCAAGCTCATCAGCTTCTCTGCCTGCTTCCTTCAGATGTACATCATGAATTGCTTCCTAGCTATGGAGTCCTGCACATTCATGGTCATGGCCTATGATCGCTATATTGCCATCTGCCACCCACTGAGATATCCATCTATTATCACTGATCAATTTGTAGTCAAGGCTGCCATTTTTATTTTGGCCAGGAATGTGCTTATGACTGTGCCCATTCCTATTCTCTCAGCACGACTCCATTATTGTGGGAGAAATGTCATTGAGAACTGCATCTGTGCCAATATGTCTGTCTCCAGGCTCTCCTGTGGTGATGTCACCATCAATCTCCTTTATCAATTTACTGTAGGCTGGACTCTGTTAGGATCTGACCTCACCCTCATCTTCCTCTCCTACACCCTCATACTGCGAGCTGTGCAGAGACTCAAGGCAGAGGGAGCTGTGGCCAAGGCCCTAAGCACATGTGGCTCCCACTTCATCCTCATCCTCTTCTTCAGCACCATCCTTCTGGTCTTTGTCCTCACTCATGTGGCTAAGAAGAGAGTCTCCCCCGATGTGCCAGTGTTGCTCAATGTCCTCCACCATGTCATCCCTGCAGCCCTTAACCCAATTGTTTATGGGGTGAGAACCCAGGAGATCAAGCAAGCAATCCAGAGATTACTGAAGAAACTGTGGTAA